The genomic region GATCTAGAGAAATTTTACTTTATAAAGCGTAAAGGAATGCCCTGTATGCTGAATTCAGAATCTGGGTGACTGACCTTCATGAACTTCCAGCATAATCCCTCGTATCTGAATGAACACTTATGACATCTGAACTTTGCATTCTAGAGCTTTCATATTCCTAAACTGTCTGTCACACACTTCTCTGATGCTTGTGTGCTTTTAATTTGCTGTGGATTACTTAGAACATGATCACTGGTGCTGCTCAAATGGATGGTGGTATTCTTGTTGTGTCAGCTCCTGATGGCCCCATGCCACAAACTAAGGAGCATATTCTTCTAGCTCGACAGGTTCAAAATTCTCAGTATTCTCCGCGGCAGTTTGTCTCTTCAGCATGTTCGCTTTGCAGTTCTGAGCAGATGGACATTTCTCCCTTCTGTTTTTCTAGGTTGGTGTGCCATCACTTGTTTGTTTCTTAAACAAAGTTGATGCTGTTGAAGATGAAGAGCTACTAGAACTTGTGGAGATGGAGCTTCGAGGTATTCTAGCATTTTTCAGCTGTCCATGTTGTTTTTGGTTGCTTGGTTATATTCCTGCTGTAATGGAAATTTGTTGTCTCCCTTCTATCTGCAGAGCTCCTCAGTTTCTACAAGTTCCCAGGCGATGATATTCCTATCATCCGTGGATCTGCCTTGTCAGCCTTGAATGGAACAAATGAGGAGATTGGAAAGAATGCTATTTTGAAACTGATGGATGCCGTCGATTCTTACATCCCCGATCCTGTGAGGGTGCTTGATAAGTCTTTCTTGATGCCAATTGAAGGCATTTTCTCAATCCAGGtgattatattttcagattgctGCACTAACCACTGTGATATACAGTTATTTGTGTTACATTTTCATTCCGATGTTTGATTGTTAGAAAGCCTAGCAAACTATTATGTACAAGAATTAAGACATCTCCATCGTTTGGTAGTAAGCAATGTGATGTTAGGATACTTATGACGGTTGCACAGCAATCTATTCCCTATGTTCTATGATATTATCTCTTGTGCCATAGACGATTTATTCGCAAGGTGGCATTTGCACTAAATTATGCATGATCAGACTATCGTAATTTTCCTTCTCTAGTATACTTTTATCCCGGCTATTCTATTTTCCTTCTTAATCAGGGAATCTTTGATTGTTATTCTGTTTAACTTAATCAGGCCCTGCAGCACTAGACCATGAAACTCTGAAACACAAATCTCAGGCAATATTTCTGTGTACTCAATTTTCAAACTTAAAAGTTGTCCCTCCGCACTCCGCAGTCATTATTTCTGAATTATCTATCAGTATAGTCAGGAATATCAGCATCCTTGAGAAGTTAAAAGTCATCAGCTCCATAAATCATAACGACAAATTCATACATTTGTCTTGCCTAATCTTATCATTGTCAGCTAATTATGATAGCGATTAATTTGTTTCAATTTGCAGGGTCGTGGTACTGTTGTGACTGGACGTATTGAACAGGGGGTAATTAAAACTGGTGAGGATGTTGAGGTCATAGGTTTGACGGAGGTGAGTTAAAGCCTGATAATGTCCCTGACCCATGGCTGGCCCATAATCATTTTTTTTGCATGAATTTGGCTATCTTATGCAACTGTTGAGTATTGAAAAATAATCAGCTATGTATTATAATGCTTAATCCTAGTGAAGTTGTACATGAGATTATTACTTTTAGTTGTAATATATCTTTTCTCCTATGTCTGCTATGCACACATGAGCCTAGATGCAACACTAAGCAAAGACTGGTGGCACTAGTTTCCTAGTTGTCCTCACAAGTTTATTACCCATTACATTGCTACCTTGATGTATCATGATGGAACATATTCTTGGTCACAGAGTGGTCCTGTGAAGACTACAGTTACTGGTGTTGAGATGTTCAAAAAGATGATGGATCATGGAGAGGTAATGATTATGAAAGTAGGCCGTGCATTGTTCTTCATTGATGATGGGTCTCATGCTGACAACTCTTTGTTTGTAGGCTGGTGACAATGTTGGTCTTCTTCTCCGTGGTCTTAAGCGTGGTGATGTCGAGCGTGGCCAGGTCAGTAAGCCTGATTCTTAGTTGAACATGTAGATGTTGGATCTAAATATACTTCTGCTCTTAGCCATAGAGGTCTTTGGGCAAACAGATGGAGTACCAAGTAATTGCCTCTGTTGTCACCAAATAATATTTGTTATGCACATTGccttttcaaatttcttttttgcTGCCGCATACCTATCTCTATCTGGTGCCTTTTTCAGTGTTACTTGCTGCTTCTTTTTATCGATTTTCACCTGCTAACATTTGCTACTATTTCAGGTGGTTTGCAAACCCGGTACTGTGAAGACCTACAAAAAGTTTGAGGCGGAAATTTACGTCCTTACCAAGGATGAAGGTGGTCGCCACACTGCATTCTTCTCGAATTACAGCCCACAATTCTACTTCAGGACAGCTGATATCTGTGGGAAAATCGAGTTGCCTCCGGACGTGAAGATGGTTATGCCTGGTGACAACGTAACCGCAATCTTTGAGTTGATGTTGCCTGTTCCGCTCGAACCAGGTACGATTGCATTTTGTTCTTTGAACTTTTCGGCATCTGATACGCTTTAGTAGTATCCGAAGACTTCATCTCTCTGTTTTGTGCTATCCAGGTCTAAGATTCGCGCTGAGGGAAGGAGGGAGGACCGTCGGCGCCGGAGTTGTCGCCAAAGTCATGAGCTAATAACAATAATATGTTCCagacctttctctttttttggcgtAGTGAATTTTAGCGAACAAATGAATGTTGATATGAAGGATTTGTCCGACCGGAAACACGAGATAAACGAGAGTCGAGAGCAAGGGGACTGGCATGGATGCATCTTGTGTGGATGCATTCAGCCAACCAACTTCCTACGGATAATGGTTTGTTACCATTCCGAAGAATTGCTATTTTTTCTTCTCATGTTGGGTAGTTTGCTGTATCATACCGCAGCTTGTTACCTAGACACGCTTCTCTGGCATATATTAGCTCGGTGATTCAATAAGACCGTCTTGTTTCCTGATGCTTTTTTAGTCGATCTACTACAAGAATTCTTGATGTTTTGTGGAGTTTGAGAAGTTTTGATTTGTACCATTGGAAGGAGGTGACACGTGTTTGTTGTTCTTTGCTGTGTTGTGTGCTGTGTAGTCCCATTATTCGATTGAAACATTGGGATTGTGTGCTGTTTAGTCCCATTATTTGGTTGAAACATTGTGTGCTGTTTTCAGAAACGCTGGCTAGCTTCATTCACCCGGGATCTCCTTTTAGTGTCGATGTCATAGCAGTACAAGCATGGACTGCGTTCACCCCATAACTCAATATTCAACCCCTTAGCTCACTCCATGACAACCCTTATGTAGTTGGTCACCTTGTCTTCCTCTTTAAACCTGGGCAGCGTCAGCAACTTCAAAggctcattcggtttggaggaaatCAAACCGTATTTAGGAGTAGTATAGAAATTTGATGGGATAACACTTGCCGTCCTAAGAAATTTGACTTGTCTCGTTCCTATGCGCAAAATGAGTTTTGAGTGGATGCGTAGTTTCCTCCAAAAAAACTGGAAATGAGTAGTGTTCCTATGAAATTCCTGTACAAatttcctacaaaccgaatgcaCATATACGACATTTTTCTTTGAAATTCTTATTCTTATGTTTTTCTTATGaaaatcctccaaaccgaatgaggccCAAGTCCATGCTTCAAATCCTTGTATGGTTCCCAGACAACGTTAGTCTTCTTGGCACCGTCCTCAAGCATTTTGTCAGAAAGCAATATAAGTTAAGGTTAAACTCCACCAAACGCATGCTTGAAAGCGTAGCAACAATTGCAGTTACACATCTTTTCCATTAAATTTTCTGCGACAAGCTCAATTCTTACATTTGATGTAAGTTTAGGCCTTGTGCGGAGCCTTGGAAGAATTTGCGTGAACTAAATCCTACATAATGTAACACACATGAATATGCTTTGAGGATCCGTATGAAATTATAATCCTCTCCGCAAAACTCAAATGGAGTATCGTAATTAACTTCCATTTGCATTGCACCATCATTCATATGCAAGCCACGCGTTCCCTAAATCCAGTTATAATGCAGGGAGGACTAAATCATCCTGTATGCACTACTTCTAGTATGTGTGATAGATTAAAGTTTGTGAGTGATTGAAAATCAGATCAACttaatggtactccctccgttccaaaatatagtgcttcctctattcccgtgcttcaactttgatcataaatttaaccaacgagaccgactgcgacggaagcaaaagttataccagtgaattcgtattcaaaagaagtttagGCGAGGAGGTTGATGCGCGAGAGCTGGCGGGGAGGTGCCGCCACCGCGTCGAGGCTACGCCGGCGCGGTCCGCCTCCTCCAGGCCGAGGAGCTCAAGGAtgtcgaggaggaggtggccggggagcGCGCTGATCCTCTCGTCCTCGTGGTCTTGGCCTACTTCGAGCTTGGGAACGCCGGTCGAATACTACTATGTCGCAGCCTTGGCACCGTCGCGAGGAGTGAGCTCCTCTCTTTAAGCCGAGCAGAGCAGAGAGGGAAAGTTGCGGTTGCCTTGCTTTCACAGCCACTACGTGTCGACTAGACACAGGGCAGCTACCACTACTGGTAATGGTCCGCCAACATTTATTTTTTTTCGTAAAAACTAATTCAAACTGTTTTATTTAAATAATTGTGAAAACCAGTTCAGTAATGAAGAAATTTATCtatgaaaatatttaaaaaatacCGTCATATCGATTCCCCATCGTCCTCTTTCGGGCCCAATTCGCGGACGACCGTGGTCGGCATGGCCGTGCGCCGCCCCCTCTATCTCCTCCCAATAGCCGAGCGTAATAGTTTGACACAGCCAGTTAGGACCCACCTTTTGCCGGGTTTATGTGGTGGggcctagggatggcaatggggacaaTCCCCTATGGGGACCCATAGAACATCCCCGTACCCATCTATTCCCCATcaccccatccccatccccgtttGCATGACCGGGGATGAAATTTTCCCATACCCATGCCCCACTGGGGAGCGGGGCCCCATTAGGGTCCCCATCCCCATAAACAAATAATCATATATATAATATGATAAAATACAATCAACATTTATTAAAGTGAAATAACAAATAAAAATGCACTAATAATGGTACATGGCGACAAGATGTTGTATGCACCATGGCTGAACACATAACAAGCCATAATGGGCATGTTTCCAACACAAATATCATAGAAATATTGAATAGCGTGAGCACACGCTTGAAGAGAGTATCAATGCAAACACCACATTTAATAAGGACGAAATTTGTCTGACTCGCTTGACATAATTTATTGACTACAAAATTTGTCTGACTCGCTTGACATAATTTATTGACTCCAACATAAGGTTCCATGTGGCCATAACTAACTTAAGGTAAACATGATCGTGCGCAAAAGTATTGCAGAGGTAGCAAGCTAACAGCTACAGCCTTGGTATGTGTTCGGCATCATTGTTTGTTGAAGTTGAGCTGACTTGTAGGAAGTACAGAAGGAACCCCCTCTATAGTGTGATGCGCTGCAGAAACACATACGACAACCATAAAAAAATGCTTGATGAATAGATAAAAATCTTTGAAGTATGAAAATGGTGCCATGTACAATCTTAGATTGACTCACCTCTAAACCTTCTTGTATATCATCAAGGCAACTCCAGAAACTAGCAGCCTCGGTCTTCTCATCATCTACATGTGACATGTCCAAAAAAACAGAAACATAAATTTAATCATAAAACTAGAAAATAGAAATGGTTAAAGGATCAAATGATAGAGAAATGTGCAAACCTTTAGCTTTGTTTCTCTCCCAGTTTTGTGAACACATTAAAGCCTCTAGCAAATCAGGGGTCAGACGACTGCGGTGCTCACTAAGTACTCTTCCACTTCTACTGAAAGCTGACTCGGAAGCTACTGTAGTTACTGGGATGGCAAATATATCACGCGCAATAGCCCTCAAAGTTGGGTAGCGTGAACCAGCAACATTCCACCATCCCAACACATCAAAATTCTCTTGATTAGCTGGCACATACTCATCATCCAAGTAGCGGTCTAACTCTGTTCTGGATAAACTGGTTGCAGGCCTCTTTCTAGCTACTCGTGCACTGAAGATGGACATCACTTCGTTAGCTTCCATTGCAGAAATGGACACAGACTGGGCTTCTGTATTCTCTTGCTCACTCTCCATTTGATATTCAAGCATTAGGCTAGACACTAACTCACGGATCTCATGAACTTTACTCTCACAATCAATAATGGACTCGTCACCAAGGAGCATTTCAAAGCACACATGCAGCATATCAATCTTAAACCGTGGATCAAGGAGTGTAGCAATACCCATGAGGCCTTGGATATCAGACCAGTACTTGTCAAATTTTGCACTCATAGCATCTGACATAGATTCTATAATTTCATTCCCACACTTCGACCACTTCCTTATATTCATTTTAATTTCACAGATCTTAGGAAAGTAAATATTAGCAGTCACATACTGAGTCCCAGAAAATATTTCAGTAATGTCAGCAAACAACTTAAGCCTATCACAGACTTCTCCACAAAATATCCAATCATCATCACTAGGAGCACAAGTAAAGGTCTTTTCCCGCTGCCTCAAGCGATTAAATACACTCTTGTAGCGTAAAGCAACACTGAGCATAAAGTACGTAGAGTTCCATCGTGTTTTCACATCAAGGGATAATTTTTTACTTTGGTCTACTTTCAGCATCTTGGCAACCTCTTGAAAATTCTCTATTCTCTTAGGTGTGCTAGTCCAGAATGCAACACTATCACGGATTTTCTCAATCGATTCTTCTAACACATCCAAACCATCCTTGACTATCAGGTTAAGAATATGCGCACAACAACGCATATGTAAAAGCTTGCCACCTAACATAAGCTTACTTGGACCTATCAGATTCTCTAAAATGGGAATGCAAGCATCATTTGTTGTGGCATTATCAACAGTCAATGTAGATACCTTATCTTCCAGATACCATTCGACCAGTGCATCATGAAGTATCTCGGCAATTACACGAGCTGTATGTGGTGCTGGAACATAAATAAATCTGCATATAAAAATGCAAAAGCTTGTTATTAGAGACTATGTTATACAACGGTGGTGCAGTTTGCATAAAAAAATAACACAAAATATATGACCAAAAATACCTCATAATATAGCTCTGAAGCTTCCAGGATTCATCAACGAAATGTGCTGTGATAGCCATGTAGCCTCTTTTCTGATGTTCAGACGTCCACATATCTGTAGTGATAGCCACCCTGCTTTTATTTTTCTCCATGTAGTTGATAGCCCTCTTCTTTTCAATTTTATAGCTATCTAAGATGTCACTCCTAATAGTATTTCTTCTCACCATCTTAAATAATGGCTGGAGTGCAGAAACAaattttctaaacccaatgtgatcAACAATTGACAGAGGATAGTCATGGAGAAGAATCATGGAACCAAGAGCCTTTCTAGCAACATCCTGGTCAAAAGTATAGTTCTCTACAGCAACTTTCCCACCTTGTACATTCGAACTATACCTCAAAGAAGTTTGCTTCTTGGTGTCCGCAGGCCTCTTGCGATATGGACATATCTTTAAATGGTCAAGGAGATGCTTCGTTCCATTTCTTGTTTCCCCTCCAAGCTTCTTTGAGCACCAGTTACACTTGGCCTTCATCATGTTCTTCACTTTTACTTTCTTAAACTCCTTCCAAACAGGAGATGTCAACTTCCTCCTAGGACGAACGACTACTTCGTCTGCTTCATTTTCTTCCTCTTGTGCTTcatcttcttcgctgtcttcctcTATGACAACTGAATCTGTATTCATGGGCTCAGCCTGTGATACTGGTACCTCATCAGCTTCATGTTGAGGGGATGTCAGAGTAGGAGCGGTGACTAGGCTGCTGCTTCCAGCGGTGGAATCCAATGGATCAAGGATCTACAAGATGAAAGAAGTTTAAAACATATGATTTTGTTCATCAGTATAGTACAGTACTGCTACCCCATGTTGAAAATGCTACTTATCTCCCACTACGTGGAAAGAATAAAGGGATATGCATTGATTTGCACACACTAAATTATTATCACGTTAAATGCAAGAATATATATGGTATTGAGTAATATATGTAGTTACCAATTACATAATGATCATGAAAAAAATGATACTACATTTATCATAGGCATGCGTACAAATCAATTCATGTAAATAGACTGTTGTGGTAGTAAAGAAGTGTGAAAAATCATAATCAATCATTATGTGATTATGATTTCTGAAACTACTGACTAATTATTCAGTGCTAGCACGGCACAATTCAGAACTGACTCTCCCCCAAAAATTAGTGGATGATGATTGATGAACAATACTAAAATCAATCTAAAAGTTTGCAAGCCAAGGGTCGACGAAAAACAACTAAATCTTAAAAATTGTGGATGACGACCAGTACTAAATCAATCtaaaatttcagcttcatgacCGAATCTAAAAAGTCTGGACGCCGATCAGTACTACAAGATACTACATGTGAGACATACATGAAAAACAATCTTCACAAATTCCAATCTCCATCATGTATGGGCCAATCTCCATCAGCAGAAGATGTCCACGCCGGAGCATGAGGGCCAATCAACTAGAAGGACGGTGGGCAGGGAGCACGGCTAGGCGTGGCTAAGGACGGCGGGGCACGGCGGCCGGCGAGGAAGGCACCTGCGCCGTCATCGGACTCTATGGCGGGGAGTGGCTCAGGGGGACGGCGCAcctgcgccgcccccgccgccgccggcctctgcTAGGTCGAAGCTGTCGGCTTCTCCTATCCCCTTCTTTTTTCTAGTCGATCGAAGAGGATAAACACGattacacgagagagagagagagagcactgtGGAGATGGATGGCTGTAGTAGACGAGGTGATGGCCGTCCGGCTGCTGGTGCCTGGGTCGTGGCTGATGAATTTGATGCATCAGCGTTACCTAGGAACCTTGAGCTACGGCGTTGTGCTTCTCCTGTTGCTGCAGATCTAGTAGGACGTGTTGACTTCGTCATGGCGGCGGCTGAGGTGAGCACGATAAGATGAGAGCTAGGGTTATTAATTTTTTAGGGTTGACTTCATCCTGTATATATAGACATATATATGGTCCTACATGCCATATGTAAAATGCGGGTCCCCGTTGGGTAGCGGGTCTGGGGACTAGCATACCATCCCCATCCCCGTTGTACCCTATGGGGAATAAATAAGTTCGGTAAATATCCCCATGGGGAAGATTTTCACCCATCCCCTGCCTCTAATGGATGAAATCCCCATGGGTTTGGCGGGTATGGGGCCCCATTGCCGTCCCTAGTGGGGCCTACCACATACCTGTTCACATTGTGTGCACCTCTTATTTGCCGCTTATTGCAGCAAATTGTTTTTTTAGCGGCTTTGCGGCAATTAGCGAGTGAAAATTTTTCGGCCCAATTACCGCTAGTTCGGTTCCGGTTCGGTTTTAGGAGTGTTCTATAACCCTTTTTTGTATTCCTTTTTTTTTGCGTTTTATAGACCATTTTCTTGGGAACTGTTAAAAAATCTATTCATGAAATTCAGGAAAATgacatgttttcaaaaaatgttcacatgtttcaagaaatgttcataatttttattttcttacatatctaaaaaaatcagaaattataaaatgTACAGGATCGTCATAGAAAATGTTCACACTTAAAAAAACATCGATAACTGTGACATAATACTTCCAAAAAAGTTGGTTATTTTTCCAAAAACCAGAAAAATTAAATTAACTATCCATTAATGCAACTTTTGTTAGTTTTAGAAAGTACATATAAATTATACTTGATCTGAGTAGCTTCGACAAAGACAAGAGAATTTTTAAGCGCATGCCAAGCGAGACAAGCCCACTTTGATCGTACTGGACCCATGTCTTCACTATTGGTTGAATAAGTTAATTGAAAATGCAtaaggtcgtttcctagtaatgtTATTTAAGATTTTAAAATTAGATAAGTGTCCATAAATATGTTAATTTTTTGTAGAAAAAAACTACAATACCATTTTGTTAGTTGACACCTGTAGCTAGGCCATATACCCTGCTGGCGTTGACCACACCAAGAGAATTTTCTATGCTATTTTGGGTTTTCTAGACCATTTTTTGGGGAATGTTTTAGTTTTTTTCTTgaaattcaaaagaatggcatgttttgaaaaatattcaactATTTCCAGAAATGTTCATAATCCTTTCGAAAGTTTAAATATTTCAAAAGATGTTTAGATTTTTTAAAAAATGTACGACCATtctagaaaatgttcatgttttaacaaaaaaaatcatattttcaaAAACATCAATAACTTTGAAATAATAGTTACAAACAAGCTATTTATTTTTCGAAAAACTACAACATTAAATTAACTATTCAGCAATGCCACTTTCTGTTAATTTTGGAAGTTATATACTTATTCTGTTAATTCCTGGCGATTTGAGAACGATAGTTTGAGTAGCTTTGAGAAAGGCAAGAGAATTTTCAAGGGCATGCCATGCTAGACAAGCATCCACTTTGATCTTAGTTGGCCCGTATTTGCATTATGGCtatttaagttgattaaacatgcATAAGACCGTTTCCTAGTAATGCTATTTAACATTTAAAAAATGGATTATTGTCcataaataagttattttttgtaGACAAAAAAATACAAAACCATATTTTTGGTTGCACATCTATCTAGGTCATATAGCCAGTTGGCGCTGACTACACCAATAGTGGGACTCTAGGAAACTAGCTTTTGGGTCGTGAG from Triticum aestivum cultivar Chinese Spring chromosome 4A, IWGSC CS RefSeq v2.1, whole genome shotgun sequence harbors:
- the LOC123087584 gene encoding elongation factor Tu, mitochondrial, encoding MAAAAVLRGGSRRVLAYPALRAAVISGPAALPDVPAAAGPQPPPPSPLAAGLWARSMATFTRTKPHVNVGTIGHVDHGKTTLTAAITKVLAEAGSAKAVAFDEIDKAPEEKARGITISTAHVEYETAKRHYAHVDCPGHADYVKNMITGAAQMDGGILVVSAPDGPMPQTKEHILLARQVGVPSLVCFLNKVDAVEDEELLELVEMELRELLSFYKFPGDDIPIIRGSALSALNGTNEEIGKNAILKLMDAVDSYIPDPVRVLDKSFLMPIEGIFSIQGRGTVVTGRIEQGVIKTGEDVEVIGLTESGPVKTTVTGVEMFKKMMDHGEAGDNVGLLLRGLKRGDVERGQVVCKPGTVKTYKKFEAEIYVLTKDEGGRHTAFFSNYSPQFYFRTADICGKIELPPDVKMVMPGDNVTAIFELMLPVPLEPGLRFALREGGRTVGAGVVAKVMS